In the Setaria italica strain Yugu1 chromosome VI, Setaria_italica_v2.0, whole genome shotgun sequence genome, one interval contains:
- the LOC101769655 gene encoding 60S ribosomal protein L17 isoform X1 — MVKYSREPSNPTKSAKAMGRDLRVHFKNTRETAFAIRKLQLTKAKRYLEDVIAHKQAIPFHRYCGGVGRTAQAKSRHSNGQGRWPVKSARFILDLLKNAESNAEVKGLDVDTLYVSHVQVNQAQKQRRRTYRAHGRINPYMSSPCHIELILSEKEEPVKKEAETQIATRKA; from the exons ATG GTGAAGTACTCGAGGGAGCCATCCAACCCCACCAAGT CCGCCAAGGCCATGGGCCGGGACTTGCGTGTGCACTTTAAG AACACACGCGAGACAGCTTTTGCCATCAGGAAGCTGCAGCTGACCAAGGCTAAAAGATATCTTGAGGATGTGATTGCCCACAAGCAAGCGATTCCCTTCCATAGGTACTGTGGTGGTGTTGGACGTACGGCACAAGCCAAGTCTCGCCACTCAAATGGTCAGGGACGGTGGCCTGTCAAGTCTGCTAGATTCATTTTGGATCTTCTGAAGAATGCAGAGAGCAACGCTGAA GTTAAGGGTTTGGATGTCGATACGCTCTATGTCTCGCATGTTCAGGTGAACCAAGCTCAGAAGCAGCGGCGCCGGACTTACCGCGCTCATGGGCGCATCAACC CTTACATGTCCTCCCCGTGCCACATCGAACTGATCCTGTCTGAGAAGGAAGAGCCAGTCAAGAAAGAG GCTGAGACCCAAATTGCAACCAGGAAGGCGTAG
- the LOC101769655 gene encoding 60S ribosomal protein L17 isoform X2: protein MVKYSREPSNPTKSAKAMGRDLRVHFKNTRETAFAIRKLQLTKAKRYLEDVIAHKQAIPFHRYCGGVGRTAQAKSRHSNGQGRWPVKSARFILDLLKNAESNAEVKGLDVDTLYVSHVQVNQAQKQRRRTYRAHGRINREFLHVLPVPHRTDPV, encoded by the exons ATG GTGAAGTACTCGAGGGAGCCATCCAACCCCACCAAGT CCGCCAAGGCCATGGGCCGGGACTTGCGTGTGCACTTTAAG AACACACGCGAGACAGCTTTTGCCATCAGGAAGCTGCAGCTGACCAAGGCTAAAAGATATCTTGAGGATGTGATTGCCCACAAGCAAGCGATTCCCTTCCATAGGTACTGTGGTGGTGTTGGACGTACGGCACAAGCCAAGTCTCGCCACTCAAATGGTCAGGGACGGTGGCCTGTCAAGTCTGCTAGATTCATTTTGGATCTTCTGAAGAATGCAGAGAGCAACGCTGAA GTTAAGGGTTTGGATGTCGATACGCTCTATGTCTCGCATGTTCAGGTGAACCAAGCTCAGAAGCAGCGGCGCCGGACTTACCGCGCTCATGGGCGCATCAACCGTGAGTT CTTACATGTCCTCCCCGTGCCACATCGAACTGATCCTGTCTGA